The following nucleotide sequence is from Lysobacter panacisoli.
ACCTGTACTGCCACGAGTACGGGCGCACGCGTCCGCTTAGTCTGCACCTGATGGGCGAGGCCGGCATGGGGAAATCGCGCATCCTTAAGCACTATCACGCCTTGCACCAGGGACGGCTGCGCGACCCGTCCGGCTTTCATCCCCTCCATGTGATTCTCGTGGAAGCGCCTGACGACGGAGACTGCCGGCGCTTGTGCGAAGGCTTGATCCGCGAGTGCCTGCCTAGCTTCGAACCAGGTCGACGGTTCCGCCACGTCGAGATGTGTGTCGAGGTGCTGATTCGTTCCGGTGTGCGCCAGGTTCTGATCGACGAGGCCGGGAACCTGCTGCATGCCGGACGTGTTCGCCAACAGCAAACGCTGGCCGTTCTCAAACGGCTTACCAACTGTGGCCTGACGTTGTGCATTGCCACTACCGAGAATATGCGCAATGTGCTCGCCGCGGACGAGCAACTGCATTCGCGCTTTCGCCCACTGCTCTTGCCGCGTTTTCAGGAGTCGGAGGAGTTCCGTGTGCTGCTGGCCGGCATTGACGCGCAGCAGCTAGGACCGTCGCACTTGGACAGCCAGCGCTTTGTGCGCTGGTTTCTCGCCAATGGCTATTGCACGACAGGCGCCATCGAGAAACTGATCTACAACGCAAGCCTGCGGGCGACGGGGCAGGGCAACACGGCATTGACGTTGGAACTGCTGCAGGAGGCCATGGCCGATCCGCTGCCGCCAGCGACACGTGGAGAAAGACGATGAATTTCGCCACGCTTCCACGCTGGGCAATGCCGGAGCCCGGTGAATCGCGGGCGTCATGGCTGGCGGCCACTGGGCGCCTGCAGCCGATGGGCCTCTCCGAATGGGAAGGCTGGATACGAGCGTCACCTGACGAGCCTGAACGCCCGCAGGCCGGTACTTGCTGGGAGCACCTGCCGAGTGTGCTGGGCGACCTCGGCGCGGTCGCGCCGACCTGGCGCCTGCACCCCGGCCAGCGCTCGGTGTACTGCGCACGCTGTTACGTCGACGACGGGCCGCAGCGGCGCTGGGTGATCCGGACCGAGTGGCTGGATGCGCGCCGGCTGACGTGCCGTTTGCATGCGCTGCCACTCTCGCCGACGCTCCCGGCGCTAGGCGAGGAGCCGGGCTGGACCCGCTGCATGACGCAACCTGAGCTGAGGGGCCTGGCCAACTGGTTGCACGGTTGGTGCCGTTGGGACGGCCGCGTGCCCGACTGGCAGCGGGAGTCGCTGTGGTGTCGCGACCTCGTGCGGTTGGCGGTGCGCAACTGGAGCCCCTTCAACGATCACCCGCCAGCAGTATTGGCGGCGTGGGAGCTGTACCTGTGGGGCTGGCAGTATCAGACGCGATCGCCGGTGTTCCGGCCTGGCGAACCGGGCCGGCTAGGGAGCCTGTCGGCGGCGGAGCGGGTGGGAGCGCTGCTAGTCATGCACCGCTGCTGGGCGGCGCTGCGTGGCATCGAGGCCGACACCCCGCTGCCGCGTTTACCTGCGGCCGCCTGGGAGTGGTTCCTGCGCCGCTGGTGGCCACGCTTGCGCGCCGCCGATCGCGCGCGGGTGGCGCAGGTGGCGGCGCAGTGCACCGACTCCGCGCGGCGTCCGTTGCCCAGGCGCGCCGCCGACTCGAGCTAGCTCTTCGAACAAGGCGAAGGGCGTCAGTATCGCGATCGACGAGCCGCGCCGCGGGACTAGTGGGCGGTTCGCCGGCGTGCTGCCGACGGCGAGTGGTGCAACGCCTATGAGCAGGGATGATGCGGAAGATCAGAGTGGGGATAAGGCCAGGTTATCGGGGTAGGGCGGCCGACTCGCGGTACCCATTGCCCTCACTTCTCTGCCTGATCCCTTGCGTCGAGGTCTGCGGCATTGGGAATCGGTGTGGTAGGAATCGAAAAGGCGAAGGTTGCGCCCGGCCCGTCGTTGGCGCTCGCCCAGAGCTTGCCCCCGTGGCGGTCCACGATCGTCTTGCTTACCGACAGCCCCATGCCCATGCCGTGCGGCTTGGTCGTGAAGAATGCTTCGAAGATCCTGTCTAGGTCTTCAGCTGCCACGCCGGAACCCGTGTCGCGTACTGTGAATTGCACGATGCCGGGCTCTGCTCCAGACGATTCGACGGTGATCGTGCGTGAGCCCTTGCTGGTGCTCGAAAGGGCGTCCGCAGCGTTCAGCAAGAGGTTGAGGATGACCTGCTGCAGCTGGATGCGGTCGCCCATGAGCGGCGGCACGCGCTCGTCGAAGCTGGACTTCAACGCAATACCGCGCCGTTGCATGTCGTGGGCGCAGATTGACAGGACTTCCTGCGCGGCTTCGTTGAAGTTGAACAGCTCGGAAGCGAAGTCCTGTTTCCGGTAAAGCCCGCGAAGACGCTTGATGACCTCGGAAGCCCGGTTCGCGTCGCGGATACTGCGCTGGGCCGTTCGGGTCGCACCCTCGATGTCCGGTTCATCGGCCGCCAGCATGCGCAGGCATGTGCTGGCGTTGGCCAGGATCCCGGAGAGAGGTTGGTTGACCTCGTGCGCGATCGAGGCAGTCAGTTCGCCAAGGGTCATTACCCGAGTCGCATGGGTCAGCTCGGAACGTAGTTTCTCGACCGCGTCCTCTGCTCGGCGGCGGCGCGTGATGTCTTGCGAAACGCCAATGCACTCCCGACGTCCGTCGTCGTAGTTGAACAGCACCGTGGATTGGCTCAGATACTTGATCCGGCCGTCCGGCATGATGATCCGCTCGATGTTCTCGACGCTCTCCTCACCCCTGAAGATGCGTGCGATCTTTTCCTCGACGATGGCGCGATCGTCGGGGTGGACGATAGGCAGGAGCGCCGGTGGGCCGAGATCCGTAGTGGGTTCCACTTCCCAGATCCGAAACATCTGCTCGGACCAGACGAGCTTGTTGTTGACAAGGTCCCACGAAAAGGAGCCCGTTTCGCTGATTCGTTCGGCGGTGCGCAGGAGATACTCGCGTCGCCTGAGTTCGTCCTCGGCCCGAGATCGTTCGATGGCGATGCTCGCGATGTGGACAGCGCGTTGGATGATGTCCTGCTCATGCGCTTGCATCGCAGTAGAGCGGCGATGGTAGATGCACAGCGTCCCCAGGATGCCGCCCGCCCTTGAACGGATCGGCGTGCTCCACACGGCTCGCAAGCCGTGTTCAAGCAGCTGCGTGCGGTGCGGTGACTCCAACCAGCGTGGGTCGGTTTCCAGGTCGTCTACGATCACCTGGACGCTGTCGGCCACAGCCAATGCGCAGGGTGCCAATCCGACTTCGACCGCCTGCCCGGTAATCAGGTCCTCAAGCGAGGAGGGGCGCGATGGAGATACGCTGAACTCGAAAACCGTGCCTGTCCCTTCTAGCAGGTGCGCCTCGCATACACAGCCGGGTAGGACGCTTTCGGTCACGCTGCACAGCGTTGCGAGTATGTCGTGCAGGAATCTGCCCGAAGCGATCAGCTCAAGCAGTTGTCTTTCGCCCGCCAGCATCAGAGTGGCGCGCTTCTGTTCGTCGATATCGACGTTCGCGCCGTACCACTTAACGACCTCACCCCTATCATTGCGCAACGGATGGGCGCGGAAGCTGAACCAGCGATACGCACCATCGTGTCTTCGCACACGTGCCTGCGCCTCGCCCCCTGTCCCGCTTGCGCCCAGTTGCTGCCAGGTCGCGATGATCGCAGCCAGATCGTCGGGGTGGATCACGCGCGTCCATTGCCAGTCGCGTAACTCCTCCTCCGGAAGCCCGACGTAGTCCAGGTAATGCCTGTTAAAGAAGTCCGCACCGCCGTCCGCTCGCGCCGACCAGGCCAGCGTGGGGATCGTGTCGATGGTCAACCTCAGATTGCGTTCGCTTTCCAGCAGTGCTTCTTCAGCCAGAGTGCGGTCGTGGACGTCGTTGACCACGCCGTGCCAGGCGATGATCGCTCCCTGTGCGTCGCGAAGTGGGTGGGCCTGGTTGTCGCACCAGCGGTACTCGCCGCTGTTGTGCAGGAAGCGGACCTTGCGACGATAAGGCGTTTCCGCGGCCACCGCGCCCAGCCACGCCTCGACTGTCCCGTCACGGTCTTCGGGATGGGTCAGGTGCACCCATTCCGACGCCATGATCTTCTCGTCGGCACGTCCGAACCACTCCCGCATGCGCGCGTTGAGGTAATTGACAGAGCCGTCCGTGCCCGCCGAGAACACGTTCGCGGGGATGGTGTCGATCGTCTGGGCGAGGCGACGTTCGCTCGCCCGGAGTGCTTCCTCGGCGAGCTTGCGATCGTGGATGTCGACGCATGAGCCGTACCATTTGACGATCCTCCCCTCGCCGTCGCGCAGGGGGAGTGCCAACGTCAGGATCCAACGATACGTTTGGTCGGCGACATGGAAGTGGCGTACTTCGACGGAATAAGGTGCGCCGGTTGCGATGCAGCCGCGCCAGATTTCGGCAGTGGGCGCGCGATCGTCCGGATGGAGCAGGTTCACCCACTTATCGTTCATCACCGTCTCGGCGGTGAGGCCGCTATAGGCCAGCAGGCGTTCGTTGCAATAGTCGATGTCGCCTTCGGCCGTGGCGCTCCACAGCATCTGCGGGAACGTTTCGGCCTGATGGTGCAGATTCCTCTCGTTCGTGCGGATGGCCTGCTCAGCGCGCTTGCGATCGTCGATATCAAAGAGCAGTACGTACCAGGCGACGATCGTGCCCCTCGCATCGCGTAGCGGTTGACCGCGATTGTCGAACCAGCGGTACTCCCCGTCGAAGCGCCGCAACCGTTGCTCGATCACATACGGCATGCCAGACGCAATCGAGCCTCCGAATGCCTCGGCGACATGAGGCATGTCCTCGGGGTGGACCGTGCCGTTGGTGCCCCAGTCACGCAGCTCCTCGATTGTCTGTCCGCAGTACTCCTTGATCTTCGTGTTGACCTGTTCGACGCGGCCGTCGGGACCGAGGATCGCGACGAGCCCGGGTAGCCCTTCGATCAGCGACGCCGCGCCGAGCTGCATCGGCTGACGGCGCTCCTCGCTCCGCAGTTTGGTCTCTTGCAGGGCGCGCTGCGCCTGGTCGCGGGCAACGGAGAGAACCAGCAGCTCGGAATCGGATGGAAAATCGCGGCGCGCGGCGGCCGCTACGAGCATTCCAGAGCCGTGAGGAGGGTCGATGGAAAGGGTGGCTATCGACGTCGGGTGGCCGAAGAGGGTGGCAAGCGCGGTAGCGGGCCATTGATGCGGATCGGCGCCGAGTGATCGCCGCAGTTCCTCGTTGACCACCTTCGTGTCGGAGAGGCCGGCCCCGTGCGCGCCGGCCGCGTGGAGTTCGTCGTCGAGCATGACCAGCACGAAGTCGACACGGAGCAACGAGAGGAGCGCTTCGGCCACTGAGCTGCCGATCTCCGGTACCTGGCGCTCAGGCCATGAAGCCGAGCGTGCAAGCAGATCCAGCAGGTCGTCGAGGCAGCCGCGTAGCCCTGCTATCTCCAGGTCCCGCTTGTCGCGCCTGACGGTATCGCTCACAACGCACCGCCGGTACTGCGCTGCCGTACGGCGTAGAGATCGAGTTGCTCCAGCAGGGCATCAAGGAATGCAGGCACATTCCGTGCCGTTTTGGGAGGCCGGCGGTCGTACCGAATTGAATCCAACTGACTCATACAGTGACTCCCATCGCCCATCCGGCCAGAGACGTTGGCGCCCGTCAGGATGCATCCTGACGGCCTGACGCGGCACAAATATCACAGTATGGTTCCGCAGGACACGCGGTTTGCTTCTCCGGCTCATGCGCGGACGAATCCATACCTAGGTGCCATCGCGCTTCGCGTCCTCGGCTGATTACATGGCGATGACCGCGCTCCATTGACCCGGCGGCCTGCCGTTCGAACATTCGGATACGAAAGTTGGCGTGTCCGGACACATCACCGATACACGGGCGCCGCAGTCTGTTGGTCGCCATGAATCCCGCATCGACTGATGGAGCGCAGTGACATGACACAACGATGGTTGATCACCGGCAGTTCCCGTGGCATGGGGCGGGCCCTCGCGCAGGCCGTGCTGCAGCAGGGGCACCGCCTGGTGGCCACGGCGCGAGATCCGTCCCAGTTGCACGATCTGGTTGACCATGGCGACGCCGTGCGCGTGGTGGCGCTGGATGTCACCGATCCGGTTGCTGCCGAAGCGGCAATCCAGGCGGCCGTCGAGGCGTTCGGTGGTCTCGACGTACTCGTGAACAACGCCGGCTACGGGAACGTCAACTCCGTCGAGGACAGCTCACTCGAGGATTTCCGCCGTCAGATCGAAACGAATCTGTTTGGCACCATCATCATGACCAAGGCGGCGATCCCGCTGATGCGGCAACAACGCAGTGGCCACATCATCCAGTTTTCCTCCGTCGGCGGCCGCGTCGGCGCACCTGGGCGCGCACCGTACTCTGCCGCGAAGTGGGGTGTCGAAGGGTTCTCTGAAGTACTCGCGCAGGAGATGGCCCTCGTCGGCGTCCGCGTGACGATCATGGAGCCGGGCGGGTTCCGCACCGACTTCGCGGGCGCATCGACCTCGCTCGCGGAAGGTCGCCCGGAGTACGACGCCGTGGTCGGCAATGCTGCGCGCATGCAGCGCGAGTACGACGGTCGTCAGCCAGGCGATCCGGCACGAGCCGCGCGGGCCATCCTCGCCGTCGCCGCAATGGAATCACCTCCGTTGCGGCTTGCCCTAGGCAGCGATGCAGTGACCGCGATCGAACGCGTCGAGCATGCGCGCCTGGACGAACTTGCACGATGGCGAGAACTCAGCATTTCCACCGACTTCCCCCGCTGAACCACCACCCCACGAAAGGAGATCGACATGAAATACCTGCTTGCCGCACTGGCCCTGGGCGCCGCCTCGCTGGCAGCGTCGGCCGCTTCCGCACAAACCGCCAAGCCCACGGTCGTACTGGTGCACGGTGCGTTCGCCGAGGCCTCCAGCTGGGACGGCGTCATCCGCATCCTGCAGAAGGACGGCTATCCGGTCATCGCCGTCGCCAATCCACTGCGCGGTGTCGCGAGCGATGGCGCGTACGTGGGAGATGTCGTGACCAGCATCGGCAAGCCGGTGGTGCTGGTCGGCCACTCGTATGGCGGAAGCGTGATCACCGAGGCCGCTCGCGGCAAGGCCAACGTGAAAGCGCTGGTATACGTGGCTGCGTTCGCGCCCGATGCAGGTGAGACCGCGGCTGGGCTGTCGGGCAAGTTTCCGGGTAGCACGCTTGGTCCTGCCGTCGCGCCGCCAGTGAAGTTGGCGACGGGGGGCAACGACCTGTACATTCGGCAGGACAAATTCCACCAGCAGTTCGCGGCGGATGTGCCGAAGACGGACGCCGCGCTGATGGCCGCCACGCAGCGTCCCATCACCGAAGCCGCGCTCAACGAGAAGTCGGGCGAGCCCACGTGGACGGGCATTCCTTCGTGGTTCGTCTATGGCGACAAGGACCTCAACATCCCACCGAAAGCCCTGGCGTTCATGGCCGAGCGTGCGAAGTCGCGGAAGACCGAAGTGGTCGCGGGCGCATCGCACGTCGTCATGATCTCGCACCCTGACGTCGTTGCACGCCAGATTGAGCGCGCTGCGGAAGCGAAGTAACCCCCCTCACGCTTTGCTTCCCGCGTAGCCCCGGATCTTGTGTCCGGGGCTTTTTTTCCTGGCCGGTTCGCGAGAGAAGGATGCAGGCGGAGCGGCGGCGGGTACAACCCTCGTCACGGGGGGCCCCCTGGACGGACACGAACGCAGGTGCAGGGCAGCTCAATCCGTACGCGCTTCCGTGGGCTGCGCAACGTGCCTGCCCAGATCGAGTTCCACCTCAGACCGCGTCTGGAGCCCGGCCGCCAACAGCCTCGACATTCGCGCCTTCGTTTCCGGCCGGGCCACGGAGCGGAAGAACTCATCCAGGGCAGGGGGAAACAATGCGTCGTCGGGAAGCGAGGTTTCATCGACGAGTCGCTTCGCGGCAACCAGCGCTTCCTTCTCGAATCCTGCGATGCGCCGTGCGAACGCGTCGACGAACGCGTCAAGCTCGTCGTCGGGCAGCGCCCGGTTGACATAGCCGTAGCGCTCGGCGAGGTCACCGCGGAAATCGTCCGCGCCAAGAATCACCTCGAGCGCTCGTCCGCGCCCGGCGAGACCGGCGAGCCGGACCATCGGATTGCCGCCAGGCACCGCACCGACGCCTACTTCGAACTGGCCAAGGAACGCCTTCTCCGCGCTAGCGAACCGCATGTCGCAAGCGAGCACGAACTCGCTTCCCGCGCCGCGGGCGCGGCCGCGTATCGCAGCAATCGTGACGACCGGTACGCGGCTGATACGCACCAGCACGTCGAGCCATGGGTGCATGCCGGTCGGGCCCAGCGGCATCGCGGCCGTGCGCGCCTTGTCGATGAGCACGTCGTAGTGGGCCATGAAGAAGTCGGGATCCGCGCTCGCGAATACGACCACCTTGACCGAAGGATCCTGCTCCAGCGACGAGATGAGGTCGGACAGCTGCGTGATGGTGTCCAGGTCGATCAGGTTGATCGGCGGGTTGGAGAACTCCGCACGCCAGTAGCCCGGTGCAGGTTGCGTGACACGAATCTGCTCGCGCATGGGACGCCTCGCTTCGCCGACGTGGAGCGGCGGATGCAGGCAGGTTAAGGAGCCAGGCGCGCTCGACGGAAGAGCACGAAGGTATCGGTTCGCACGCATGAATGCGGCGCATTGCACGAAGGTATCGGTCGACACCTTGGTGCAATCGACGATCGCGCGCCTCACTGTTGAGATGGCTCGTACACACCGTACACGGGAAACCGGGTCATGAAGAATCGTGCAAGAGCGCATGCGGTCGCCGTGGTTGCGTTGATGTTCGCCATGGACGCGCTCGCGCAGCCCGCGCGATCGCTGGTCGTGCCGTACGAGAACGAACCGCCGCCGAAGCTCACCATCGACCCGCCGCTTCCCGGCCCGCTTGCGAAGGGCGTCGCGTTCATTCCGTATCGCGTGGAGAACCTTCGCATCCTCCCCGTGGGTGGCGAGCCCGCACGCCGGTTGTCGCCGCGCGTCGGGCATCTCCACATCACGCTCGACGATCTCCCGTGGCAATGGGCCGATTACGGCGGCAGCAGCACGATCATCCTGGTCAACCTACCCAAAGGCCGGCACAAGGTCCTGATCGAAGCGGTGGACCCGGAAGGCGGACTGCTCACGTCGCAAAGCATCACCTTCGACGCTCCCGGCAAGTAGCCGAACTCATTAGAGGATCAGCCATGAAACGCACGACGAGGATTTCCATCGCAGTGGCCACGGCCGTGCTCGCGATCGTGGGCGGCGCGGCTTTCTCCGCACAGGACAAGTACACGCTGAAGTCGCCTGGCGGGATCGCCTTCGCCGATTTCAAGGGGTACGAGGACTGGGCCGTCGTCTCTTCTGCCCGTACCGACGAAGTGCTGAAGGTGATTGTCGCCAACCCGACCATGATCAAGGCTTACAAGGCCGGCGTGCCGAAGAACGGTCAGCATTTTCCAGAAGGCTCGAGAATCGTGAAGCTTCAGTGGAAGCCGAAGAAGAGCACCGACGCTCCGTTCGTCGTGGACGTGCCGGATGTCTTCACCCAGGCGTTCGTGATGGAGAAGGACAGCAAGCGCTTCCCGAAGACCGGTGGCTGGGGATACGCGCTGTTCAACTACGACGCGCCGTCGGACACGTTCGTCGCCGATCCGGCCCCGGCCGATTGCGGCCAGGCCTGTCACGTGAAGGTGAAGACGAAGGACTACATCTTCCACCCCTACCAGAAGCGTTGAGGAGCATCGCCATGTTCACCGTTCGCGTGTTGCCGCTTGTGCTGGTTTCGATGCTCGCCGCGTGCGGGCGCCAGGAATCCGTCCCGCCTGCCGTCCAGTCCGTTTCTGCATCCCAGACACCGGCGACGGAGGCGTCCGAGCCCGGCACGCCTGCCGTCGTTCCTTACGCCAACATGCCGAAGATCGCCCCCATCGGCGTGCGCATCGACAAGCATCTGGACGTGCCCGAATCCGCACGCGGCCCAGCGATCGATCCGGCAAAGGGTTATCGGTTGCAGGACCTAGGCGATGGCCTCTATATGGTCACTGAAGGCGCCTACCAGTCGATGTTCCTGGTCTACGACAAGGGCGTGGTCGTCGTCGACGCACCGCCGACCTACGCCGCGAAGCTGCCCGCGGCGATCGCGGAAGTCACGAAGAATCCGATTACCCATGTCGTATACAGCCATTCGCACAAGGATCACATCGGCGGAATGCCGACCCTTGGTGGCAAGCCGATCATCATTGCGCAGGAGGAAACCCTGCGGCTGCTCAAGCGCGACAACGATCCGGATCGACCGTTGCCGACGGTGACGTTCAAGGACGCCTACACACTTAACGTGGGTGGGAAGAAGCTGGAGCTGTCCTATCACGGCAACGGACACGAGCCCGGCAACATCTTCATCAGCGCGCCGAAGCAGAAAGTGCTGATGGTCGTGGACGTCGTGTTTCCCGGCTGGATGCCGTGGCGCAGGTTCGCCGTCGCGCAGGACGTGTTCGGATCGATCGCGCAGGTCGACAAGATCGGCTCGATGGAATGGGACACGTTCGTAGGCGGGCACGTCACGCGCACGGGCACGCACGCAGACGTGGCCGTGCAGGCCGAGTTCTATCGGGACCTGAAGGCGGCCGCCGGCAAGGCGCTGTCCACGACGAAGCCGGGCGAGGGAGTGAATCCGCAGGATCTGAACAACCCCTGGGCCGTGTTCGACGACTACATCGACCGCGTCGTCGTGCAGTGTGTCGACACGCTGACGCCGAAATGGCAGTCGCGCCTCGGCGGTTACGACGTCTATATCTGGGACCAGTGCTACTCGATGGAGCAGGCGCTGCGCATCGATTGAGGCCTCATACGTCCGCGCGTGGCGAAGGCTGCCGGCAGACCCGTGCAGTCCGGCAGTGCGCCACGCCGGACGTTCCTCGAGACGGCGCGGTCGCGGTCAACGGCCGGGCGGTTCGCCGCCTGGTTCCAGTACGGCCGCCATCTTCACCAGGTCCGGCACCGATCGCGCATGCATCTTCTGCATCACCCGGCCGCGATGTGCCTTCACCGTGATCTCACTGATGCCCAGGTGTCCGCCGATCTGCTTGTTGAGCAGGCCCGTCACCACCAGCGCCATGACCTCCCGCTCGCGTCGCGTAAGCGATGCATGGGCCTGCTGCAGCGAATGGACCCGTTTCACATCGTCCAGTGACGCAGCGCTTCGCTCGAGCGCTCCGCGGATGCAGTCGAGAAGCTTGTCGTCGTCGATGGGCTTGGTCAGGAATTCGATGGCACCGGCGCGCATGGCGCGCACGGTCATGGGGATGTCGCCATAGCCGGAGATGAAGATGATCGGCATGTCGGCACGGTCGGCGGCGATGAGTGCCTGCAGGTCGAGGCCGTTAATGTCGGGCAGGGTCACGTCCAGCACGAGGCACGACGGGAGAAGCTCCCTCGGGTGCGCGAGGAATTCCCCTGCGCTGGCAAATGTCCTGGGTACCCAGCCGGCGAACCTCACCAGCGATTCGAGCGCCTCCCGAACCGAGATGTCGTCGTCCACGATGAACACGATGGGGGGAGCATCGTTCACGAAAGCCACCTCGTCAGAGTCATGCGCCTCGTACCCGGTTGAATAATCCTTCCTGCGAACCGATGCAACAGCTTTGCTGTTCATCGCCCCTGAATCGCCACTCCCACCGCCTCCAGCAGAACCTCGCCGCCGAATGGCTTGAACAGGCAGTCGACGGCGCCGCGCGCGATGAGCTCACGGCGGATGTCGGCGTCGATCTGCGCGCTCATGAACACGATGGGGATGCGGATGCGGCGGCGGGACAGCTCTTCCTGCAGCGCCGGTCCCGACATGCCGGGCATGTAGACGTCCAGCACGAGGCAGTCCACGCGGCTGGACGCGGCGCTCGCGAGGAAGGCCTCGGCGCTCTCGAACACGTCGGTGTCGTACCCGCCGGTTCGGAGCAGATCAGGGAGGGATTCGCGGACGGACTGGTCATCGTCCACGACCGACACAAGTGGCCGAACGGTCATCAAAGTCCATCCGCGTCGTGCACAAGGCCCCCGCGGGTCTGACCGATCTTCATGCCGGATCCTCCGGAATGCGCTCCTGCGACGAGGATGCACCACTCCGGAGTCGGATTCACATGGTACTTAGGTGTCGGTTTCCGTGGCGGGACGGGCTATTGCGGCTCCCGACCGGCGGTCGATACCTAGGTGTAATCGCCCGAGCCGCCCCTCTGCTGTTAGATCGAAGCTCCCCACGAACCCAGGTGAACGACGTGAACGATCAGGAGAGGAAGCTTCTCTACACCGGCCGTACCCACACGGTAGGCGGCCGCGACGGCGGACACGCGAAGAGTTCCGATGGCGTCCTGGAGGTCGGCTTCTCAACGCCGGGCACCCACGGCACGGGCACCAACCCCGAGCAGCTGCTCGCGGCCGGCTGGTCCGCATGCTTCATCGGAGCGATGGGCATCGCCGCTCGAAAGATGCGGGTCACCTTGCCCCCCGACACGGCGATCGATGCCGAAGTGGACCTCCGGCTGGGCGACGACGGCTATTCGCTGGCCGCGCGGCTCAACATCACGCTGCCCGGGCTGGAGCGCGACGTCGCGCAGGCGCTCGCCGACGCGG
It contains:
- a CDS encoding enoyl-CoA hydratase/isomerase family protein; this encodes MREQIRVTQPAPGYWRAEFSNPPINLIDLDTITQLSDLISSLEQDPSVKVVVFASADPDFFMAHYDVLIDKARTAAMPLGPTGMHPWLDVLVRISRVPVVTIAAIRGRARGAGSEFVLACDMRFASAEKAFLGQFEVGVGAVPGGNPMVRLAGLAGRGRALEVILGADDFRGDLAERYGYVNRALPDDELDAFVDAFARRIAGFEKEALVAAKRLVDETSLPDDALFPPALDEFFRSVARPETKARMSRLLAAGLQTRSEVELDLGRHVAQPTEARTD
- a CDS encoding DUF6130 family protein, which encodes MKNRARAHAVAVVALMFAMDALAQPARSLVVPYENEPPPKLTIDPPLPGPLAKGVAFIPYRVENLRILPVGGEPARRLSPRVGHLHITLDDLPWQWADYGGSSTIILVNLPKGRHKVLIEAVDPEGGLLTSQSITFDAPGK
- a CDS encoding TniB family NTP-binding protein is translated as MNDNHRPQPSTPTDAGESKELRFIPVSSHLAALKWLRHLYCHEYGRTRPLSLHLMGEAGMGKSRILKHYHALHQGRLRDPSGFHPLHVILVEAPDDGDCRRLCEGLIRECLPSFEPGRRFRHVEMCVEVLIRSGVRQVLIDEAGNLLHAGRVRQQQTLAVLKRLTNCGLTLCIATTENMRNVLAADEQLHSRFRPLLLPRFQESEEFRVLLAGIDAQQLGPSHLDSQRFVRWFLANGYCTTGAIEKLIYNASLRATGQGNTALTLELLQEAMADPLPPATRGERR
- a CDS encoding cytochrome P460 family protein produces the protein MATAVLAIVGGAAFSAQDKYTLKSPGGIAFADFKGYEDWAVVSSARTDEVLKVIVANPTMIKAYKAGVPKNGQHFPEGSRIVKLQWKPKKSTDAPFVVDVPDVFTQAFVMEKDSKRFPKTGGWGYALFNYDAPSDTFVADPAPADCGQACHVKVKTKDYIFHPYQKR
- a CDS encoding oxidoreductase, with amino-acid sequence MERSDMTQRWLITGSSRGMGRALAQAVLQQGHRLVATARDPSQLHDLVDHGDAVRVVALDVTDPVAAEAAIQAAVEAFGGLDVLVNNAGYGNVNSVEDSSLEDFRRQIETNLFGTIIMTKAAIPLMRQQRSGHIIQFSSVGGRVGAPGRAPYSAAKWGVEGFSEVLAQEMALVGVRVTIMEPGGFRTDFAGASTSLAEGRPEYDAVVGNAARMQREYDGRQPGDPARAARAILAVAAMESPPLRLALGSDAVTAIERVEHARLDELARWRELSISTDFPR
- a CDS encoding alpha/beta fold hydrolase; translation: MKYLLAALALGAASLAASAASAQTAKPTVVLVHGAFAEASSWDGVIRILQKDGYPVIAVANPLRGVASDGAYVGDVVTSIGKPVVLVGHSYGGSVITEAARGKANVKALVYVAAFAPDAGETAAGLSGKFPGSTLGPAVAPPVKLATGGNDLYIRQDKFHQQFAADVPKTDAALMAATQRPITEAALNEKSGEPTWTGIPSWFVYGDKDLNIPPKALAFMAERAKSRKTEVVAGASHVVMISHPDVVARQIERAAEAK
- a CDS encoding MBL fold metallo-hydrolase; this translates as MFTVRVLPLVLVSMLAACGRQESVPPAVQSVSASQTPATEASEPGTPAVVPYANMPKIAPIGVRIDKHLDVPESARGPAIDPAKGYRLQDLGDGLYMVTEGAYQSMFLVYDKGVVVVDAPPTYAAKLPAAIAEVTKNPITHVVYSHSHKDHIGGMPTLGGKPIIIAQEETLRLLKRDNDPDRPLPTVTFKDAYTLNVGGKKLELSYHGNGHEPGNIFISAPKQKVLMVVDVVFPGWMPWRRFAVAQDVFGSIAQVDKIGSMEWDTFVGGHVTRTGTHADVAVQAEFYRDLKAAAGKALSTTKPGEGVNPQDLNNPWAVFDDYIDRVVVQCVDTLTPKWQSRLGGYDVYIWDQCYSMEQALRID
- a CDS encoding PAS domain-containing protein, producing MSDTVRRDKRDLEIAGLRGCLDDLLDLLARSASWPERQVPEIGSSVAEALLSLLRVDFVLVMLDDELHAAGAHGAGLSDTKVVNEELRRSLGADPHQWPATALATLFGHPTSIATLSIDPPHGSGMLVAAAARRDFPSDSELLVLSVARDQAQRALQETKLRSEERRQPMQLGAASLIEGLPGLVAILGPDGRVEQVNTKIKEYCGQTIEELRDWGTNGTVHPEDMPHVAEAFGGSIASGMPYVIEQRLRRFDGEYRWFDNRGQPLRDARGTIVAWYVLLFDIDDRKRAEQAIRTNERNLHHQAETFPQMLWSATAEGDIDYCNERLLAYSGLTAETVMNDKWVNLLHPDDRAPTAEIWRGCIATGAPYSVEVRHFHVADQTYRWILTLALPLRDGEGRIVKWYGSCVDIHDRKLAEEALRASERRLAQTIDTIPANVFSAGTDGSVNYLNARMREWFGRADEKIMASEWVHLTHPEDRDGTVEAWLGAVAAETPYRRKVRFLHNSGEYRWCDNQAHPLRDAQGAIIAWHGVVNDVHDRTLAEEALLESERNLRLTIDTIPTLAWSARADGGADFFNRHYLDYVGLPEEELRDWQWTRVIHPDDLAAIIATWQQLGASGTGGEAQARVRRHDGAYRWFSFRAHPLRNDRGEVVKWYGANVDIDEQKRATLMLAGERQLLELIASGRFLHDILATLCSVTESVLPGCVCEAHLLEGTGTVFEFSVSPSRPSSLEDLITGQAVEVGLAPCALAVADSVQVIVDDLETDPRWLESPHRTQLLEHGLRAVWSTPIRSRAGGILGTLCIYHRRSTAMQAHEQDIIQRAVHIASIAIERSRAEDELRRREYLLRTAERISETGSFSWDLVNNKLVWSEQMFRIWEVEPTTDLGPPALLPIVHPDDRAIVEEKIARIFRGEESVENIERIIMPDGRIKYLSQSTVLFNYDDGRRECIGVSQDITRRRRAEDAVEKLRSELTHATRVMTLGELTASIAHEVNQPLSGILANASTCLRMLAADEPDIEGATRTAQRSIRDANRASEVIKRLRGLYRKQDFASELFNFNEAAQEVLSICAHDMQRRGIALKSSFDERVPPLMGDRIQLQQVILNLLLNAADALSSTSKGSRTITVESSGAEPGIVQFTVRDTGSGVAAEDLDRIFEAFFTTKPHGMGMGLSVSKTIVDRHGGKLWASANDGPGATFAFSIPTTPIPNAADLDARDQAEK